A genomic segment from Glycine soja cultivar W05 chromosome 20, ASM419377v2, whole genome shotgun sequence encodes:
- the LOC114401988 gene encoding uncharacterized protein LOC114401988, protein MYVTRMNLIYKGSQEALQIQPDIQQLGARVSTQGSNAVTNAQASQEQDADAIPLMGLFVQRNDGTQRLVAMGKIMEGDSIIHTVAYADDVVRVSVETVIDPEAEVPYATSEIQYVKQAVNTFVAWPTHLVKAVLDEHPQRIPHNEDAHVPKPANVNADDPLRELMKYSFDLYDKPLQITFDGRFLGIEDASTSIFITYSDVIEIIAGDKSLNISVIQLWLMYIHEWSQIFSQGFMYAFLEPQSLVCSKDRRSECEQYLERWLKESDREVYIGPYFHQEHWQLIILCPRQHVVVWFCSLRRKPDMHIKATINSVMTKLKKTLSPETKAVAPKWIEVKSHVQTGCYECGYYIMHWIWNIIASDIKSDWSMWFANDTPLDIGIITTIRKKWATFFLKTAISQNG, encoded by the exons ATGTATGTGACCAGAATGAATCTCATCTACAAAGGATCCCAAGAGGCACTCCAAATTCAGCCggacatacaacaactaggtgCGCGTGTCAGCACACAGGGAAGTAATGCTGTTACCAATGCGCAGGCTTCACAAGAACAGGATGCTGATGCCATACCATTGATGGGACTGTTTGTGCAGCGTAACGATGGTACACAAAG GTTGGTGGCCATGGGGAAAATAATGGAGGGGGATTCAATCATACACACAGTGGCATATGCAGATGATGTTGTCAGGGTAAGTGTAGAAACAGTTATTGATCCTGAGGCTGAGGTCCCCTATGCCACCTCAGAAATACAATATGTGAAGCAGGCCGTCAATACATTTGTAGCTTGGCCCACACACCTTGTGAAAGCTGTATTAGATGAG CATCCACAACGTATTCCACACAACGAGGATGCACATGTGCCGAAGCCGGCTAATGTGAACGCAGATGATCCGTTGCGTGAATTGATGAAGTACAGTTTCGATCTTTACGACAAGCCACTTCAAATCACCTTTGATGGGAGATTTCTTGGAATTGAAGATGCATCTACATCGatattcatcacatattcagaTGTTATTGAAATAATAGCAGGAGACAAAAGTCTGAACATATCTGTCATACAATTATGGTTAAT GTATATTCATGAGTGGAGTCAGATATTCAGTCAAGGTTTCATGTATGCATTCCTTGAGCCACAGTCGTTGGTTTGTTCAAAGGATAGACGCAGCGAATGCGAACAATATCTTGAAAGATGGCTTAAGGAATCTGACCGAGAGGTGTACATTGGACCTTACTTCCATCA GGAACATTGGCAACTCATAATTTTGTGTCCTAGGCAACATGTTGTTGTTTGGTTCTGTTCTTTGCGTAGGAAACCTGATATGCATATCAAAGCTACAATTAATAG TGTAATGACAAAATTGAAGAAGACCTTGTCTCCTGAAACTAAGGCAGTTGCACCAAAGTGGATTGAAGTAAAG AGTCACGTTCAAACCGGCTGTTATGAATGTGGATATTACATAATGCATTGGATCTGGAACATCATAGCCAGCGACATAAAGAGTGATTGGTCCATG TGGTTTGCTAATGACACACCGTTGGACATCGGCATCATCACCACAATTCGAAAGAAATgggcaacattttttttaaagacagcAATAAGTCAAAACGGCTAA